The following coding sequences are from one Saprospiraceae bacterium window:
- a CDS encoding gliding motility-associated C-terminal domain-containing protein, producing the protein MKRHLAFLLTLIIGLINSVSAQCPDIITTTTNPNCIPSCELCSGESITITLTGGDLPNGGKINYYYSDNFGFNPYNGEGTYIGFSTISTPNPPCRICPSLVGLMIDACGGGAEADNEFFIVWTGSGFNTSDLNFTYDPSNSAGPGNGHIGGGSCSLTAGNAGLIQGCAATPVGGSYNLPSNAILVVFTSSSASTSYDFGGVCGTGLKIFVAQSTCDRSIGAFSNVTSTGLRNQTLSIDGCGCSSSAQYDTDDPSLMGDGDTWAGGVGNDGCAAPGVNAPSYTPAPSTISPYVYKIPDSWCDKDYEIVGIIDPKPDPMCCGEEFTERILISVRCPKAKPTTIRVCENQIGNGTGTFTLSDGEDIILDGSIGTVQWFRDMAGTQPISSPYTTVSTTVYAQVVSGKCKSALVPVMLDVIKIPRARATFDESCDMGNGEAEFPLDDLINTILNGNSGTVKFYEDINATIEITPPYTSKTKTIYAVIDDGECTSKPVDIRLVVLDRPKAIPAAETKCDEGGGFALFQLTNLDNGIGGSGKTITYYEDPDLLIPIVPPYKTQTKHIFAVVSDGKCDSEPVDVYLRVINLLSIPLVSDKMCDNGMGQASFDLVDIKKQLTGGDTSVLIKWFNDSLLTMPINPPIIITVKDTIYAQISKDSCKSLAIPIILESVKRPAAKSASIILCADSTGRAVFDLSFLVDSINGGDKNLFVIFAQDSSLKQLVNGKINTSKDTLWAATIDGQCFSIPVQVFLEAKPGPQFFTPFDTTVCGFYILPNILGNQLSSKAAYYSLDFGKGKQFQAGDTVKQAQVVYLFDKSGTCDARDSFDVLIDIAPDAGLDNVVTVCEGNIVDLRSVLSLGDPNGTFIDPANTGSLNQSFFNTSGKSGFTFDFEYIVSNNSSCPDDTATLGIKVVKQVEAGRDTIGLYCEGDKIDLSSLLNLADVGGKFSYLPNDSILSNNIWDSNISGPGSFLVQYKVGDGFACPVDSSKFILIFQEKIQIDHIDTLSGCGYVVLPDITGKNVQNNTIYSSLPLGQGINFQAGDTIRNTGLIYLFGYNQNFCPDEDSIYVNILASVSSNFIRNNLCSRDSFLIGGQYFSKSNPSGIVTLKQFNSNCDSIVSINLLYLPDVRVDFKPNACPGEIFSINGSTYSEQRPSGTEILTDQNGCDSTVVIQINYIKTNIGNYSASICPNESIVLNGKNYNASKLSGMDTIKGGSIFGCDSIFQVNLQLKNISQFNYRDTICESDSVTLGGIQFDKNNSQYRDTIPGGSMNGCDSIISISFYIKPEINTDLQSRLCENQFLTINGTRYDITNPSGIERFPSQNNLACDSILHIKLFFDKAVSSNYISSLCDGDSVIVNNKYYSASKLTGNDTLYGQSAGGCDSIVFVRFNLLQQSSYFIRETLCEGEDLIINGTVFNVDHPSGTVQLKNGARNGCDSTITINLDFVSYQIQYTKSLTIAPGQSVKLDVSTTMNPTSIEWIPSIGLSCDNCLNPEAAPTQNTSYQLRLVDSLGCEILINIQINVKLEDDVYIPNIFSPNGDNINDHFKVFSQNPNAIIANFVIYDRWGEQVYRETDVSVQSHTGWNGLFHGSLMNPGVYVYLVQIEIPGIGSKTLSGDMTLVR; encoded by the coding sequence ATGAAAAGGCACTTAGCGTTCTTGCTGACATTAATTATTGGGCTTATAAATTCAGTCTCTGCACAATGTCCCGATATCATTACCACTACTACAAATCCGAACTGCATACCCTCTTGTGAGCTGTGTTCCGGTGAAAGCATTACCATTACTTTGACAGGTGGAGATTTACCAAACGGCGGAAAGATCAATTATTATTATAGTGACAATTTTGGCTTCAACCCTTATAACGGTGAAGGAACTTACATTGGATTCTCAACGATAAGTACCCCAAATCCACCCTGTAGGATTTGTCCTTCTTTGGTGGGACTTATGATAGATGCTTGTGGTGGTGGTGCAGAAGCTGACAATGAATTTTTCATAGTTTGGACAGGTAGTGGTTTCAATACTTCCGATCTCAATTTTACCTACGACCCTTCGAATAGTGCTGGACCTGGTAATGGACATATTGGAGGTGGAAGTTGTAGTCTGACAGCAGGCAATGCTGGATTAATACAAGGATGTGCAGCTACTCCTGTAGGTGGATCCTATAATTTACCGTCAAATGCAATATTAGTTGTGTTCACCAGTAGTTCTGCTTCTACAAGTTATGATTTTGGCGGTGTATGTGGAACCGGATTGAAAATATTTGTTGCACAGAGCACCTGTGATCGAAGCATTGGAGCTTTTTCAAATGTCACTTCAACTGGACTTCGAAATCAAACGCTTTCCATTGACGGATGTGGCTGCAGTTCTTCTGCCCAATACGATACCGATGATCCTTCGCTGATGGGTGATGGTGACACTTGGGCTGGAGGTGTAGGAAATGATGGCTGTGCAGCTCCGGGAGTCAATGCACCAAGTTACACTCCGGCACCAAGCACCATTAGTCCATACGTATATAAGATACCTGACTCATGGTGTGACAAAGATTATGAGATCGTTGGGATCATTGATCCTAAACCGGATCCAATGTGTTGTGGAGAAGAATTTACAGAAAGGATTCTAATCAGTGTCAGATGCCCAAAAGCAAAACCGACAACTATAAGAGTCTGTGAAAATCAAATAGGAAATGGAACCGGTACTTTTACTTTGAGCGATGGCGAAGATATCATTTTAGATGGGAGCATAGGGACAGTACAGTGGTTTAGAGACATGGCTGGGACCCAACCAATTAGTTCCCCATATACGACCGTTTCGACAACAGTTTATGCCCAAGTTGTGAGCGGGAAATGCAAGTCAGCATTAGTGCCTGTAATGCTTGACGTAATTAAAATCCCAAGAGCAAGGGCTACTTTCGATGAAAGTTGTGATATGGGAAATGGTGAAGCTGAATTTCCATTAGACGACTTGATCAACACTATCTTGAATGGTAATTCCGGAACAGTAAAATTTTATGAAGACATCAATGCGACGATTGAAATAACACCACCATACACATCCAAGACGAAAACAATATATGCAGTTATCGACGATGGTGAGTGTACTTCAAAACCTGTTGACATCAGATTGGTAGTTTTGGACCGACCCAAAGCCATACCCGCAGCTGAAACCAAATGTGATGAAGGTGGTGGATTTGCACTTTTTCAACTTACTAATTTGGATAACGGAATAGGTGGCTCTGGAAAAACAATTACTTACTATGAAGATCCGGATTTATTAATACCTATAGTGCCTCCTTATAAAACCCAAACAAAACATATTTTTGCCGTTGTTTCTGATGGCAAATGTGATTCAGAACCTGTTGATGTTTACTTGAGAGTCATAAATCTGCTATCCATACCACTCGTATCAGATAAAATGTGCGACAATGGTATGGGACAGGCGAGTTTTGATTTAGTAGATATAAAAAAACAACTTACAGGTGGAGATACCAGTGTTTTGATAAAATGGTTCAATGACAGTTTGTTGACGATGCCTATTAATCCACCTATTATCATTACTGTAAAAGATACAATCTATGCACAAATCAGCAAGGACTCATGTAAATCTTTAGCAATTCCAATCATTTTAGAATCTGTCAAAAGACCAGCTGCAAAATCAGCGAGTATAATTCTATGTGCAGATAGCACAGGCCGTGCAGTTTTTGATTTGAGCTTCCTTGTGGATTCAATCAATGGAGGAGATAAAAATCTTTTTGTAATCTTTGCTCAAGATAGCTCATTAAAACAACTGGTAAATGGTAAAATAAATACCAGTAAGGATACTCTATGGGCTGCCACAATTGATGGACAGTGTTTTTCGATTCCCGTTCAAGTTTTTTTAGAGGCTAAACCAGGACCACAATTTTTTACTCCATTTGACACAACAGTTTGTGGTTTCTATATTTTACCCAATATCTTAGGTAATCAGCTTTCATCGAAGGCTGCATACTATAGTCTTGACTTTGGAAAAGGGAAGCAATTCCAAGCAGGAGATACTGTAAAACAAGCACAGGTAGTATATTTGTTTGACAAAAGTGGCACATGTGATGCAAGAGACAGTTTTGATGTACTAATTGATATAGCACCAGATGCGGGATTAGATAATGTTGTCACAGTATGTGAAGGAAATATTGTTGACTTAAGAAGCGTATTAAGCCTAGGAGATCCTAATGGAACATTTATTGACCCTGCAAACACAGGATCGCTCAATCAAAGTTTTTTCAATACTTCCGGAAAAAGTGGATTCACATTTGATTTTGAGTATATTGTTTCAAACAATTCAAGCTGTCCGGATGATACGGCTACACTCGGTATCAAAGTTGTTAAGCAGGTGGAAGCCGGCAGAGATACCATAGGTCTTTACTGTGAAGGTGACAAAATTGATCTGAGTTCATTATTAAATCTTGCAGATGTTGGCGGAAAATTCTCATATCTACCAAATGATTCAATTCTTTCAAATAATATCTGGGATAGTAATATTTCCGGACCAGGCTCTTTCCTTGTTCAATATAAAGTTGGCGATGGATTTGCATGTCCCGTTGACAGTTCAAAATTTATTCTGATTTTCCAAGAAAAAATTCAGATAGATCATATTGACACATTGTCAGGGTGTGGATACGTGGTACTCCCTGATATTACCGGAAAAAATGTACAAAACAACACTATATATTCATCGCTTCCTCTTGGTCAGGGGATAAATTTCCAAGCAGGAGATACAATTAGAAACACAGGATTAATTTATCTTTTTGGATATAATCAAAATTTCTGTCCTGATGAAGATTCTATTTATGTAAATATCCTAGCTTCCGTGAGCTCGAATTTTATTCGCAATAACTTGTGCTCTAGAGATTCATTTTTGATAGGTGGGCAGTATTTTTCGAAATCAAATCCAAGTGGCATTGTCACATTAAAACAATTCAATAGCAATTGCGATAGTATTGTAAGCATTAATTTGCTCTATCTTCCTGATGTGAGAGTAGATTTTAAACCGAATGCTTGTCCTGGGGAAATATTTAGTATCAATGGGTCTACATATTCGGAGCAGAGGCCGAGTGGAACAGAAATTTTAACCGATCAAAATGGCTGCGATTCCACTGTTGTCATTCAAATCAATTACATCAAGACTAATATTGGAAATTATTCTGCTTCAATTTGTCCGAATGAATCAATAGTACTGAATGGAAAAAATTACAATGCGTCTAAATTATCAGGGATGGATACAATCAAAGGTGGATCGATATTCGGTTGCGACAGTATCTTCCAAGTGAATTTACAGCTTAAAAATATTTCGCAATTCAATTATCGGGACACCATTTGTGAATCCGATTCAGTCACTTTAGGAGGAATTCAATTTGATAAAAATAATTCGCAGTACAGAGATACCATTCCGGGTGGAAGTATGAACGGTTGTGACAGCATCATTTCAATCTCATTCTACATCAAACCCGAAATCAATACAGACTTACAAAGCCGGCTGTGTGAAAATCAATTTTTGACCATTAATGGCACGAGATATGACATTACAAATCCTTCGGGAATTGAAAGATTCCCTTCCCAGAACAATTTAGCCTGTGATAGTATATTACATATCAAATTGTTTTTTGACAAAGCGGTTTCCAGTAATTACATATCATCACTCTGTGATGGAGATAGTGTAATCGTAAATAATAAATATTATAGCGCCTCAAAGCTAACAGGAAATGATACATTATATGGACAGTCTGCCGGAGGATGCGATAGTATCGTATTTGTGCGATTTAATCTATTGCAACAATCTTCCTATTTTATCAGAGAAACTCTATGTGAAGGTGAAGATTTGATCATAAATGGGACGGTATTCAACGTCGACCATCCAAGTGGAACAGTACAATTGAAAAATGGCGCACGGAATGGTTGTGACAGTACGATAACGATCAATTTAGATTTTGTTTCTTACCAAATTCAATATACAAAATCCCTAACCATTGCACCAGGGCAGAGTGTAAAATTGGATGTCAGTACAACAATGAATCCAACAAGCATTGAATGGATTCCATCGATTGGATTGAGTTGCGATAACTGCCTCAATCCAGAAGCAGCGCCTACACAAAATACATCATATCAGTTGAGGTTGGTGGATAGTCTTGGATGTGAAATTCTCATCAACATTCAAATCAATGTCAAGCTTGAAGATGATGTCTATATACCAAATATTTTCTCACCTAATGGAGATAATATCAATGACCACTTCAAGGTGTTTTCTCAAAATCCAAACGCCATCATCGCCAATTTTGTAATCTATGACAGATGGGGTGAACAGGTATATAGAGAAACTGATGTTAGCGTTCAATCTCATACAGGATGGAATGGATTATTTCATGGTTCGCTGATGAATCCAGGAGTATATGTTTATCTAGTTCAAATAGAAATACCGGGAATAGGCTCAAAAACACTTTCCGGAGATATGACCCTAGTCAGGTGA